TTGCACATCTTTCCTAAATAATGtgtcagcagctttaaaacttacaaatattctaagcaatcagtccgtttatagtgccaactataatagcgaggataatgtaaataatatggtggaaagatttaatactaaagtaagagctgctgttgacatagttgcacctgaaaagacagttaaaaaatcttctagcattataataccatggaagacccaaagagtgtctgatttaaagagaacatgccgtagagctgagcgtaaatggaggaagactagactaactatccactatgaaatattaaaagttaaaataacagaatacaataacactgtccgtcttgggagacgctgctatttctcttaagattataaataacaatgctagtaatcccagagtcttattctctacgattgatcgtctgctaaacccaggtaactcaaaggaatgcgtcctaagtacttccagtaaaacctgtgaggctattgctgtatttttcaatcaaaaaattaatgatattagaaataacatagtacagtatatctccccaacactcctaaatcctcctaaaccccagcactctgttataaacaaattaaactctttcactaggatagatttacctgatttacataaaataatttctcaactgaaaccctccacctgcgtccttgacccgataccaacaaattttttcaaagaagtgtctggtgtgctaattgataatattcttgacatagtaaatttgtcaatAGATACGacagtcttcccagactgtcctAACACTGCTGTAGTtcaacccctacttaagaaaaataatcttgacccctctgctcttgaaaattttagacccatctctaacctgcctttcttaagtaaaattctagagaaggcagtcattatgcagttaaatgaccacctcaataaacatgctattcttgataaatttcagtcaggttttagaacaaatcacagcacagaaaatgcactcgctaaagtagtaaatgatttgcgggtgaatgaagacagaggccatttatctgttctcatcctcttagatctgagtgctgcatttgacaccattgatcataatattcttagaactcgccttagtcaatgggtgggcctctctggcagtgtcttaaattggtttgaatcctacctggcagggagaaaattctttgttagttgtggtaattacaactcatagacacatgatatccaatatggtgttccacaaggctctatcctgggtccgctgttattctcaatctacatgcttccgttaggtcagattatctcagggcacaacgtgagctaccacagctatgctgatgacacacagctgtatttatcaatagcacctgatgaccccgattctcttgatttactaacaaaatgtctgacttgtatttctgaatggatgaatagtaactttctcaagctaaataaagagaaaactgaaattttagtgattggctaataacggatacaatgaggctattagaaataaagtggatacattaggattaaaagtcaagatggaggtaaaaagcttaggggtaactgttgactgtaatctgaattttaaatcgaatattaatcagatcactaggacagcattttttcacttaagaaacatagcaaaagttaaacctcttatatcactgaaagatgctgagaaattagttcacacgtttgttttcagtcgactagattattgtaatacactcctctcaggactacccaaaaaagacataaatcgtttgcaactagtgcagaatgcagctgctagaatcctaaccaggaaaagaaactacatttctccagttttgatgtcactacactggttacctgtgtattctacttatggtttataaagccttaaataatctcgccccatcttatatatcggaatgtctgacaccttatattccaaatcgtaacctcagatcctcaaatgagtgtctgcttagaattccaagaacaaaatttaaaagtggtgaggcggccttctgctgctatgcacctaaaatctggaatagcctgccaataggaattcgccaggctaatacagtggaccactttaaaaaaactgctaaaacacattattttaacatggccttctcataacttcactgtaatttaatcatgatactctgtatatccaattcattataataactattcaaggtggctctaaaatctgtactaacccctactctctcttctgtttctttttctgctgtccttttggtggtggcttgcgccaccaccatctactcaaagcaccgtgatgttccaacaatgatggattaaaagccagaagtctgcatgaccatcatcatcaagtccttccatgagaaccctaaatacaaagaggactatttcatttttgttaggtagaatgcccagaggggactgggtggtctcgtggcctggaacccctgcagattttattttttttctccagccgtcagggtttttttttttctgtccaccctggccatcggaccttactccttttctatgttaactaattttgtcttattttaatttcttattttgtcttttatttttcttcattatgtaaagcactttgagctacttttttgtatgaaaatgtgctatataaataaatgttgttgttgttgttgttgttgtacctgTTGTGGTAagtggcctggacacagacaggcagacatattttaaatcacccaCAACATGTTTTTTCTAACAACAAAGAGAAcgcacaaccccaaagtccccaaaagtccaggccaacaacacaatgcctctctctccttcttgacctcctgactccagccttcgaatggagggaggcggcccgttttataatcacccggatgtgctccaggtgcttcccgacactcttccgccagcactccccagagtggcagaagtgctggctgctcttccccccagcacttccgggtgtggtagaagtgctgaggtccagggctccatgaGCActgaggcgccccctggcggtgaccacgggcccttacagggttgagcCTCAAAAGCCCTCATACCTACCAGAGCAGTCGCACCCACGTGGCCttgggggaggcgtaagccctcctccggtcctctgggGAGTCCCAGCCGGGTTGCCCCACCAGCCACCTGTTACATTGTCTATGTTACACTCCTGCCCATCTCTAATATTTATCCATGTTTCTGTTATAATTGTTATTTGAAGTGTGTAGCTGCatacatttagtttactttatTCTTAATACTCCTATCATTAAGGAAAGCAATTTTCAATGTATTGCTTATTTTACCTTTGCACTTTCTCTTTGCTACGGTgggctggggtttgttcctgccttgcgccctgtgttgactgtgattggctccagcagacccccatgaccctgtgttaggatatagcaggttgtagaatgactgactgactttctctTTGTGCTAGAATTTatcatgtatatttgatattataTTACTGTTCATTCCTTCATGTAAAGTTGTAAACCTGGCCTTTCATATACTCAACAAACCTACTGATACACCTCCCAAATACATTTGAACCCCTTCTGTTTAAATGTAACCTACCATGATTGAACAGGTCCCAACGCCCCATAAACTTATACCCTTCTATTGTGCTCCAAGATCTGAGAAGATTACCCTCTTTACAAGAGATTAGAAGATCTGATTCATGTCAGTGTTTTAAGTCTGAGTTACTTTCTGTTGtgtttgtcattaaagcaaagcaaatgagAGGTTGATCAAAAGAGTTGAAGCGGAAAGCTGAAGTATGTCCTTCTGGGTCACAGGACAGTGAAGGACTGCTACTGTCAACAGTCAAATTTCCCAAATGCATCACAACACTTCAGTACTGGACATCCAGAACCAGGATCAGCATTGGGACCCTCAAGACATGTTTTCCTCCAGGAGACAACAGTTTAATAAGTAAAAGAGTACCAGCAGTCTCAGCAGGTTACTGTTAATCCAGTAGCTGCCACCAAGTGAACAGCCTCCTGCTTGTCAGATTTTGCTCTAATCTCCAATGTCCAAGTTTTATAACTTGTCATGTAGGTGTGCCCTTATCATAATTAGGCAAAAAACATAAATAGCACAAATAAGTAGTCAGTCAGGTGTACTTTCTTGTGTTCTTGTATTAAAGCCAAAAATACACAAAGCATATAATGTTAAGTGCAAAGGCTAATAGCACCTTGGCTGTACTCCTGCCTGGTGTTTAACCCCGATCAATTAGTGCTCACCTTGcaaaataaagttatttaaagGGGGGATTCTGAGTGCACCAACCCTCAGTGCTACTGAACACGGCGAAAGACTAAAGGTAAATGACTGAACTCTGTGACAGTCTAAACGGCTGAAAGGGAAGGGGGGGTGTATAACAAAATAAATCTGGAAACTATTAAAAAATTAGTTACGGGATGGAATATTCACCTTCTAGTCTCCTCATTCAAATATGTCTGCTTATGCTGCTGTTGGAGAAAGCTTACAGATGTGATTGAATTGAACGTTTTAATGGAAGGATGGCAAATGTGATTGTTTAAGTGTGGCAAGAGTGATTGATTAAAAACAGGAGTCATTTCtcccttaaaaataaataaatgcagaaatataCATTTGATGTCAAAAATGGGGAGAATGCATATGAGAGAGGCTGTAGGGTACATGAAATTCAATGTGAATGCAGTAAGTGTCAGGCTCTGAGGGTTCACATACTGCTTTGTATTTTCAAATCTATCTTGTCTATCCTGTATACCATGTTGCTCATCTCTGTCtgcactgtatatagtgcctttcatatgtttaTCTATTGTGTGTGCAGTATCTACATTGTAAAATAGTACCTCTCATATCTACCTGTTTGTTAGATAGTGCCACTacgatttttctctttttcaatttGACTGTATCATATAATTTCTTTCAGATTAACTGCCTGTTAAGTAGTGGTTTTGATGTCTAgctgttatataatgcctttcatatctacgtCAAACGTCATCTTTCATATCTGGCTCTATCCAcctgatatatagtgcctttcctatttttCTTTGTAGTTCTTATTCAGtgtcttttatatttgttttatatgcaCTGCCTCTAATTTCTATCTCTATatgttatataatgcctttgatgtctatctatctgtaatgactttcatatttatttctttgtgtatttcttatatagcacctttcatatctatgctATGTAGTGTTTTTCATATCTGGCTATATCTGTCTGATGtgcatatctctctgttatacaATGCCTTTCATGTTACTCCGTTACAGTAGTGGTTTTGATATCAAGCTACACCTGTTATATACTTtcctatttttctgtttatttcatatACAGTTCCTTTCATACCTATGATATACAGTTAATTTCATATCTAGCtatatctatctgttttatagtgcctttcatatctgtttgctatATAGTTCATTACATATCCATGTATCTTTCTGTGTCAGTCAaccctgttttttatttttttctgttaaaaaatgtatatgttaaccaaaacttaaaaatactgtaaatgttgtttGTTGTCCATTTTGatcctatatagcacctttcagctcaccaaattatttattatgatgCTTACTGTTACCTCTGAGAGCTGctgcattttaatttgtttcagaTTATACAGAAGTGGGATTTTAATCTGTACCCTCATGATATGAACATACATTTTGAGCTCAACTTAACATGCCGTGTCTTTCAGATAGAAAGCAGATATTTCACGTTCCCTGCACAGCACCGCCTAGACATTCTGAGCATACCATATATACTGTTCATATAATGTAGAAGGTTCTAACAGACACCTAAGGCTATAGTTTGTAAATGTAGTTTTAGCAGCTGTCCTCTTTTGGTGTTTCTAAGTGATGAGCCAGCAGATTCTCCTGTTAGGTATATTTAATAAAACTCTATCAGAATTTCTCAGGTCATTTATGCCTTTAAAGCATTGTGCCAACACATTATGAAAATTTACAAACAGATATTCAAAGCATTCAGAAGGACAACCCTGCTCAGCCTACAGTCCACTGATTATAACACTTAGCAAACATGTCCTTGACACTATCAGTTATGCTATCAGTTGCACATGCCTTTGGGTTCATTAGAAAGTGGACAGTAAAGGTAAATCCGTGATAAGCAGAACAACCCAAGTGATCAGGGTACAGtactacacacacacagttaagctaagctttttcactttctttgtgtATTTGCAGTATTTTTGGCCAGTGCAAAATGTAGCAGTGCAGCATCAGGCCTGACTAAAGTAATCCACCACTTCACAGAGATTAGCTTCTCCGATTCAGCCCAGATTGGCTTCTGATCCCAACAGCTGCTTAGTCGGAGGCCTCCTGATGTTTGCATATCATTAATGAATATTGTGACATTCTAACTTGGTCAGGTTTAACTTTAAGAGAGATGTATATTTGAAAATTGTCTGATGTATAATATGGTTGGTAAAACTCAAATGGTGAACTATCAAAAACCTTTTAAAGCCAACAGCATATGTAGGAAGGAAAACACAACCCAGTGCAGAGAAAAACCCACCACACTTTTCTACTAAGTAGAAGTTCTGAAATCTACTTTGGACCTTACTTGGACTCCAGTTTTTATTCCCGTCAGGGTGTCTTCTATGTGGAGCTTACATGTTCCCTGTGTCTGTTTGCGCTTCTTATGACACATCAATGGGAGTGAACGTGGGGATGGTGGTACCCCATGGTAAGTTCACTGCCTGTCCACTGTTGATCCTGGCTTTGTTCACAGTGCTTATCTCAGGTGCCCCATGAATctgcataaaaaagaaaacagattcattttaaaatgtatacactCATTTCCCTGACAACTGATAACTAAAGATGTTTTCTCATTTCAGGTATCCATCAGCCAGTACACTCTGCCATGAACTCCACCGACTTTCCCAATGTCAATGTTACTAGTAACTCCACCATGGTTTTGTTTCCTCCTCTTATGGACAAAATTGTTAATGGCATCACTGTCCTCATTCTGTTCATTACTATGGTGTCGCTGGGGTGCACCATGGAGATCTCCAAGATCAAAGTTCATATTGTCAAGCCAAAGGGAGTGGCCATTGCTGTTCTGGCCCAGTATGGAGTTATGCCACTTACTGCATTTTTGTTGGCAAAGCTCTTTCAGCTTAAAGACATTGAATCTGTGGTAGTGCTGATATGCGGGTGCTGCCCTGGGGGCAACTTGTCAAATATCTTCTCTCTGGCTCTCAAAGGAGACATGAACCTCAGGTAAACACAGCAGTTATTAGCTACCCAGTCTATGATAAATCATTGTTGGTTTAGCACTGAAATATGAGTGTAAAAACATTAGCTACTTGAAATGAAGTTAACAGAGTAGGAGAGTAGGCCACAACACCTATGTTGTCACTCAAGGGTATCACTCTCGACATGCCCATTCCAAGGCAATTgttgcatgtagtaataaaatacattgtatttttaacTCCATTTGAAAGTACATACAGGTAATGCTATAAACtaataaaggaaattttaaacagaaacaaatgcTAGGAATAAGAACAGGCCGATAGAGAAGGTGCTAATCTTATAGCTGCTTATTCACTGTCACACTGATGGTCTAGCTAACTAGATGGTCTCAGACTTGTTCTCTTTTATAGCTGTTAATagaatttgttaattatttacacAGTTTATTCCAGCTGATATTTTGCTACCCACATCAGGCTCAGCCGTGAAAACTCCATTTGAATAACAGCAGGATGAATGTTTCTGTGGTCAAAATGCCCCTCCTCACTGTCtctctgcatgtcctctctttgTTATGACAGCACCTGGGAAGTCTGGAGGGTGGATGGCTATAGAGGGACACAATTCAAAAGCAGGTCCAGCAGTGGTGATGTTCTCAAATGTCAGATAATAATATTGTAATCTTATATCAGTGATATCACATTAGTATCTAACTAGGAGCTTAATCATGCAGCATAATAAAAACATCTGTAAACACAGAATCTCCTTAATGCCTCTCCTGGCTGAGTCCAGGACTTATACAGTGAAAAAGTTAAAACAATCCGTAACAGAAAGGAGCATTACGTGATGTAACATATTGACAAGTAGAAATAATATTTACtatatgaaagaataatatttcgTAAGCAGGCTATTTGTAGGCGTTACTGAATACTTAGTACACAGTAATGCAGCACTGATTATCATTGATCTTCActgcctacacacacacacccacattcccAAGTCTGAGTCGCCAGTTAACCCTAACAGGAAAAGTGGAGTACTAGATTTTAATGTCTGACTCTGCGGACACCCTCCAGAGTCTGATTCTTCTCCCAGGGTCCTCCACGTAGTGTTCTGCAGAGCACATGGACGTTACCAAAAAGAAGTGACCAAAAGAATAAGTATGTGTCAAATAATATGACAAGGTTTTAAGCATTAGTTCTAACTGATAgccaaaacaagaataaaactctCAACTAAAGTCAAAGTTTTCGCCAGAAACTGGAagtcaaaatatgcaaaatgcatgcacaaagtttaagaattaaaatgaaacataatcctaacaaagtaaagtaagaaaaaaatttgaatgaCAGTGGAAGATAAAATGTGAACAAGAAAACAGGCAAATCTCTCCAGGAAGTCAAACACAGAGCTGCCAAGTCTAAAATCAGTACTGTGTATTGTAGTCAATATTTGTTTTACATGGATTTGTTTGGCAAGAACATAATCTAAATGTTACACACTAACATCTTCTTTTTCACTATGTAAAGTCAGATGATAAAGAAGTGCACCTTGCTGATGATGTAACTTAAAGAGCTTAGCAATGCAGTAGCAATAAAATTGTGTTGTCTGAGATAAGCAAAATGGCATCtaaaaaagactcaaaaaataaTTCatctataataaatacattttaagtgaAAAGCATATATTCTATTTAATTCAAAACCAAATATACGCCAGAAAAATGTCACATGaagaaaatgtgacagaaaattcagaaaaaatgttCATCACAATCATATCATAAAATTCGGTTGTCTGTTAAATGTAGAATATCACTTAGAGTGAAAGGAGAGAGCAGAGTTGCAGTTGGATGACTTATGGTAAGAACACAAACCCCACAAAAGCTGTTATACAGTAATATGGGGCTTGGAAAGGCAGTGCTGAAGGATGTTGAGTACACAGAATAAAGCACAGGTGGAAAGATGGGTTTTTGAAACTGAGGAAATGCTGgaaatgtttgatttgtaaatgAAGGTGCCAGCTTCAAGAGAGCGGTCATAAAAATCTGTCCATAGCATCCTCGTCTTTTGAAATAGGTGCTTTGTCTCTCTGACACCCTTTAGAGGACTGGCTGTTGAGTTGCTCATCCCGGCcctttgtgttttctttgcagCATTGTCATGACCACCTGCTCCACCGTGCTGGCTTTAGGAATGATGCCACTCCTTCTCTATCTGTACTGCAAAGCTCTCATTCCTAATGCAGAGAGTGTCATTCCCTACACAGGCATCATCGTCGCTCTCCTCATGACGATAGTCCCATGTGCAGTTGGGATCTTCATCAATGCCAAGGCTCCACGCTACTCCAAGATCATTACAAAGGTATGTGCCTTCCAAAACTGGCGAAGTGAGATGGAAGCTGGGAGTAGCATTACTCACCTACATGTTTTCCATCATAGTACAGCCTGGTGTAATTTCTGAACTTGTGGACTGCTTGTGGCTATAATATTCATCTTATTAGAATAAAAAGCAACCTTCTCAGCGTAAAGATCCTTATTTGACAACCCAGCATTAACTGACCATATTGAAtatcataacaaaataaaatacatgcaaaGTAATTAGAAGAAAGGACAATAAAAAAAGTCAACAGAAGTCTGTGCAATTAAAGTTTTCAAATTGTGATATGTATTTATCCCCTCCAGTTTTAGAGTGGCACTAAGTCATAGCCTAACTAGCCCTACTAGCCCTTTGCAAATCTCTCTAGCTCACTCATGACTGCCTCACTTACAATTACCATCCAGTGTAACCTCTATGTGTTTGGGGTGTTCTAGAAGAGCAGTcaggctagagaaaaaaatcaaagtgactGGGGTGGGATTTGAATCTTGGGCTCTGGCATTGCAGATATCATTGCTAAATTCTGTGCTACTGTGGCATCTAAAATCatgatcttaataaataaatacactaagcaaattattaggaaatgTTATTATACTGATACAGGGTAGAGCCTACTTTtgttctcaaaacagcctcagttattcatggcatggattccagaCCCtgaaaacattcctttgagaatCTGGTCCCTGTTGACATGATTGCGTCACACATTTTCTGCaggtttgtcagctgcacattcatgctgccaATCTcctattccaccacatcccaaactCCAGCTCCGGTTATGGAGTGCTACTgttgctgtaggttttcatttaaCCCTTTTTTAATTACTGATAATTTTTTCTGCTACTtctgttcccttcattttaattcacttgctgaattgcttcattttttaccttaaatggcacccaaaaaagtgagccaacagatgaccagcaaagtcagggtctcaaactccaaccaagttcactccaatcagtttcttaattagaagccaattattattgttaaattaaacatattatttaattccatgacttgctggtgctctcattctgccatagcaggcgtttccaaaactgtttattttcttttttctgagggCACCATCAAAATGTCTTGTGGACCTGAGAAGACAAAAATTACTAAGACCTTCACTTTCCTCTGTTCTCAGATATTAAATGATGGCCACAGGTTATGTGGTCATGTGTTGGAGGCTCATTTTGTACCTCGTTATTGTTTGGGTACTAATTAATAAAAATTGACTTGCTTAAATTAAAATTACAGCAAAAGAGTTAATTTGAAGCAAAAAAACTTGTCACTTATAAAgacaagggttagaatgaaaatctgagtTGAAGACCCCAGTTCTATCAGATTCAGCTCCGgggactgggaaggccactgaagaacactgaacttgTAGTTAGTTATGTTCATGAAACTAATTTTCTTTGTGCCATGGTGCAAATTGTGGTCATTAAGGGatacacatggtcagcaacaatgctcaaatag
The nucleotide sequence above comes from Polypterus senegalus isolate Bchr_013 chromosome 18, ASM1683550v1, whole genome shotgun sequence. Encoded proteins:
- the LOC120518659 gene encoding sodium/bile acid cotransporter-like encodes the protein MNSTDFPNVNVTSNSTMVLFPPLMDKIVNGITVLILFITMVSLGCTMEISKIKVHIVKPKGVAIAVLAQYGVMPLTAFLLAKLFQLKDIESVVVLICGCCPGGNLSNIFSLALKGDMNLSIVMTTCSTVLALGMMPLLLYLYCKALIPNAESVIPYTGIIVALLMTIVPCAVGIFINAKAPRYSKIITKIGVILMLIATVVIGVIAGMNIGTEVWTLLSPRLIGTCAFMPLIGYFLGYFLSGLLCLNEQCKRTVSMETGCQNTQLCTAVLKVAFPPELIGSLFLFPLIYILFQAVEALIFIVVFRCYEKIKSKMNNPKTNADNKLKEVNLVQNLIEK